Part of the Corynebacterium caspium DSM 44850 genome, GGCACAGATGGAGGCTGGAAAGCCTTGGTAACCCAAGAAGGTGGGATAAGCACCGGCATCGCGAATAACAGTTTCTGCGATTTCATCGAGTTCCTTGGTGGAAACTCCTGGTGCTGCTGCAGCTTTTACTGCCTGCAGTGCTTTGCCTACGATTTCCCCTGCTGCTTGCATGGCATCGAGTTCCGCAGGTGTTTTGCCGGCGATTTTTTTACGTGATCTAAAACCCATAGTGGAACACTCTAGCGGATGCCTATTTACCTACTTGCACGGCACAGGCATAACAAAACCCGCCAGCTATTTCGGCCTTTAATCTCAAAAGATTTAGGGCAAATATAGCGTGCGGGTTAATTATTCGCGCAATAACGCGATTATGAAGCCTGCAGTGCCTTTAGGGTGGCGGCGTTAATTTCTTCGATGTCCCCAACTGCATTAATAGTGACAAGTTCGGCACCATAATGCTCAATTAGCGGTGCGGTTTCATTGCGATAAACCTGCATACGAGTCCGAATAGTATCTTCATTATCGTCTGCGCGACCGCGTGCCAACATGCGCTCCACTACGGTGTCTTCATCAACTGAGAAGTTCACAACAGCATTGAGGTGCTGGCCCTTTTCGGAAAGCATCTTTTCCAAAATTTCGGCCTGTTCGACGGTGCGCGGAAAGCCATCTAGCAAGAAGCCATTAGCAGCGTCTTCTTGTGCGAGCCGATCAGCAACCATCCGGGCGGTGAGCTCGGTAGGTACTAGCTTGCCGGCATCCATATAGCTTTTGGCCTCTAGTCCCAGCGGGGTTTCTTCGCCAATATTGGCCCGGAAGAGGTCACCGGTAGAAATATGGGGAATATTTAGCTTTTCAGAAAGCAAGGCGGCTTGGGTGCCTTTTCCTGCACCGGGAGGCCCAAGGAGCACTAGTCTCATTTTAGAAGTCCTTCGTAGTTACTTTGCAGCAGCTGGCTTTCGATCTGTTTGATCGTGGTGAGAGCCACGGAAACCATAATCAAAATAGCGGTACCACCAAAGGCGGTCATACCGGCACTGCCGCTGCCACCAATACCAAATTCCATGGCAACATTCGGCAGAATCGCAATTACACCTAGATAGATTGCGCCTACAAAAAGGAGTCGGTTCATTACATAACCAAGGTATTCAGCAGTGGGTCGACCCGGACGGATACCTGGAATGAAGCCACCGTATTTCTTCATATTATCGGCTTGCTCATTGGGGTCATACTGCACCGAAACGTAGAAATACGAGAAGAAAATAATC contains:
- a CDS encoding adenylate kinase; its protein translation is MRLVLLGPPGAGKGTQAALLSEKLNIPHISTGDLFRANIGEETPLGLEAKSYMDAGKLVPTELTARMVADRLAQEDAANGFLLDGFPRTVEQAEILEKMLSEKGQHLNAVVNFSVDEDTVVERMLARGRADDNEDTIRTRMQVYRNETAPLIEHYGAELVTINAVGDIEEINAATLKALQAS